Below is a window of Penaeus vannamei isolate JL-2024 chromosome 34, ASM4276789v1, whole genome shotgun sequence DNA.
ACCTGCCGCCAGGCCTTACTCTTCTCTCGTGTGTCTGAAgcaatatgtttgtgtttattcatacTACCACGTCTCTGTGCATTTGCATAAACATTTCtataacaatgtatataaataatacgtTTAGAATGTAAATGCTTGTCGAAACCGTTCATGGAATGCGCAAGAACGTGCGTGATAAAATACTCTACGGTATCCAATGGTAAAAGAGTTACTAAATACAAATgggatattactatcattatcccagTCACTATTTTTGTTAATGCTCCTTTTGTGATCTTCCTCTTACGgctatattcctctctcttttgtatatatacacacaccacatatatgtacgtatatgtatgcatatatgtttcttttcccctctctttctctctctatagatatacatatatatgtgtgtgtgtgtgtgtgtatatatatatatatatatatatatatatatatgtatgtatgtatatatatatatatatatatatgtgtgtgtgtgtgtgtgtgtgtgtgtgtgtgtgtgtgtgtgtgtgttaatatatatatatatatatatatatatatatatatatatatacatatatgtgtgtaaacatatgtatatgtgtgtgggcgtgtgtgtatatattatatattttatatgtgcgtgtatacataaatatatatgcatatatatatatacgtgtgtatatatatgtggatgttggtacgggtgtttgtgtgtggatggatgagtgggtgtgtgtgtgtgtaggtataaatgtgcatatatgcaagtatatatatgtgtttgtgcgtgtgtgtgtgctacatcAATTATAAATGTCAactttattgctgttactgttagcatcattattacaatttaaaaaatcattaattTTTGATGATTCTATTTGCGCCGTCCTTCCGCCCTACATTTTATTCCTGAAATCCTGTTTCATGTGAGTGCGGATTCCAAGACTCTCCATTTTGATATAAGATGGATGTCTTATGCCTGAAACCATGTCCCATGTGACTGGAATATgctcatttctatttttgttttaatatcatcactattattatcacctccattattattatcattgctcttattattattattattattatcattattatcattatacgaggcattatcattgtcgtcattttcataatcatcattatttgtagttgtatcattatcgttattactacttttattgttgttgttgatttttccttcttgtttttatcattattatcattcttattatcattatgattatagctatcaatactgttatttctatgattataattatcacttattattactattactattattattattatcactgtcattattcttataaaaatattatcattatcattacttttactattatcattatcattatttttatcattatcaatattgctataatcattattattatcactatcattattacagtttttttcattaatatcatcgttatcattgtcatccttttcatcattatcgttgtcattactatcattactaccgtcattattattatcattggtattattatcaccagtattacagtattgttgttattatcattatcattattgctgcaattattatcatcttattaattattaccattataggtatttctattcttatcattataatgattatcatctttattattactattattattattatcattattatcgttttcatcatatttattatcgctatcattatcatcattattattataatttttatcctaattattatcattattttcataataattatcactgtgattattatcattttcacccttcccattatcattatcatgatcatcaccgtcactatcattaacagtattataagtatcattggtatcatcattatcattatcatctttattttcattagtactattatcacgattattttcataattatcatcgatgTCAATATgctcactatcattaccactatcattattaacattattatcattattgcattgttataaatcattactatcattacatttattcttttatcattagtatcatcattacagttactatcagcatcatcattattttcaacatggtgattatcattttagtaccatttatatatatatgataatcattagtatcacaatcatcattattatcataatcttattactattattgttattatcatcattatgatgatcgttgtcatcactgccattatcattattgatgttatcattattattactatcatttttaagtttatcattatcattattgtcaccactattatcatcattatagttattaatatcattatcattgctatcattatcatttttattatcttcatcactaagactgttttgttgttattatctttaccttccccaatattgccattatcaaaaaTGTTATCACTGGTAATaagttttaaatattttttttctgtatccggTTTGTTGATGCTATCTTACCATTGGGTGTGAATGTCTGCAAGGATACTTTTAgatacaataatgaaataaagaaacacacacataatattagCATGATATAATGATCCGTTACAAAAGGGAACAATTAAGCATTCAATGGAATTAAATAATCATGGAAGGAAAGGCGATGAAGTGATAGATCAGCGACCCGTCAGGAAGGTCCTTGGCGCAGGGTTTGGGAAAGGCGTTCCTACAGAGGGGCAGGGGAGCCCGCCGCCCACACGTCCTCTGAAATCAAAAGATAACTTTTCATATGCAgaagatgaatgaattaaaaaGTTGTTCAATTATCTGTTTGTATTGTTTATGATATGAGCGAGGATaattgtaatacatatatacggaaAAACTGTGCAAAGCTCACCTGGGTATCCATAGCTGGCGTTGGCATCGTATGAGGCCAGAGTCTGTTGCATCATGGATACGTTGCATCCTCTCATAGCCATCTCCATCTTTAAGTTCTtaatctcttcttctgttttcttaagACCAAGTCTCATCTgcatttcctccctctcatccttatctctcttctttttctgctttatcGCCAGCTGCCTGCGCTTCTCCAGTGCGGGGTCGTCTTGTTTCGGCCAGTCGTACATCTTGACTTTGCGTTGTCTGCCGCCGCCCGAGACGGACAGGGGCGGCGAGGGGGAGAGGCCGCCCCCGACCGCCGCCCCTTCCAAGTAGTCGTCTGCGCCAAAAGCAAGCGCCTCCGAACCCCGGAACAGACTCGCCTCAGCACCGTCCGCCTGTCCGTACGGATACGAATGGTCGTCATACGAGGCCGAATGGAGGCCCTGTACGCTCTCCGTCGTGCCATGAGGCCACATCTGAGGCTCGCCCAGAGACCCGTTATAGCCGCCCTCCACGTAATACGGACCACAGTTACCAACAGAATACCCGTCCTGGCTAAAGCCACTGTAGTAACCTCCTTCGTAAGCTGGCTCCATGCTTGAGAAACGCCACAGGCCAGATACCACTTCTTTCGGCTGCTGTCCAATCGACCTGTGGAGCAAGTCACAGGAGAAAGCCCCTTTTAACGCACGGGGACGATAGCTTCTAGGAAGCTCCAACACTTTCTGTAAAGTCGACGTTTGGTTTCCTCGACGCCGCCCCATCGCGTCAACAGTAAGCCCTCGGGAACCACCGGCCTTAACAACAACGTTCCTTATCCTGCCCAGCAGTCATCCACCTGCCTCCGGGCCTTACGCTTCTCTCGTGTGTCCTAAGcagcgtgtttatatatgtttattatcgtTCCTGTGCATTTGTACATTTACGATAcgcttagagaaaaaaaaacgtaaatgtgGAAAAGGAATCCACTATCGTGTAAAGATTTATAAACAAACCATTCATGTAATTTAGAAGAATAtatgaggcatatatatatatatatatatatatatatatatatatatatatatacgtatatatatgtatatatatatatatatatatatatatatatatatatatatatgtatatctaatacgtatatgcatatgtatttatttatgtctatgtatttgcatatatatatatatatatatatatatatatatatatagagagagagagagagagagagagagagagagagagagagagagagagagagagagagaggaagggagagagatatgcatatgttctgatttacatatgtatatacatacatatatgtgtgtgtgtacatacatattcgtttatctatgtatatagatagctacacatacatataacagaCAGATGGGCAAATAAACaattagatgtgtatatatcagtattcccttttatctatcaatcagtcaatcattatatatatatatatatatatatatatatatatatatatatatatatatatatatatatatcttcatacctgtagttatgtaaatgtatgtatatatatggatacatatatatgcatacactgtgtgtgtgtgtgtctgtgtgcatttgtgtatatatgtgtgtatatatatgtgtgtttctttgtatctgtgtatgtccatgtgtgtgtgtctgtgagtgtgtttctgttatTTACTGGGATTTGGTCATTCCGTTTTGGTGTAAATTTCGGTGATTGTTGACAACATAAATATCAAAGactcacatacagatacatacaatcacacaaagGATCATTTTCTGAATCAGTGAGAATCCTGTTCTCATTATCgcctaattgttgttgttatcattgacatcactcatttttcatcatttctactattatcatcatttctattatcatcactatccataTGATCCTTCTTGGCAAGGGCGCTGCACTGAAGCATTTAGACCGGCATCGCATGTACATTTATGATTTGCACGACGACCCAGAGGGAGAGGTTataaagggaggtaggggggggaggaaggggaagagaggaatgagaaagaaagggggcttaaaggggaaagagatgtgGGGAAGGGAAtccgagaggaaaggagacgacTTAAAGAGGAGaatggcagagggaaggggaagtggaatgggaagagagaggaatctgagaggaaaagggaggacgggagagagagaggaaaagggaaaagggtgcaTAGGAAGTGTgggtgatgaaggaggaagagaaggggagtgggagtcgCACATGTAGGGATGAGAGTGGGAGGAATGGATTAAATGAAGATTTAGGAGTAAGGGGAGGCGGAAGAGCGGGAATggggaaggtagaaagaaaaagggagagaggaaacgaacgATAAAAGGAGGGGGTTTTCCGCAGACATTTCACGGATCCCGCTAATTGTTATCAGTCGTCTCATTATTTCTGCTAtcgttatgatcataatcattataactaatattattatttgcaatatcatcttatcattatcattagtcatcataattactgtcaatgttatttatatatttttagcattatcaccataatattatatttattatcattagcattattattcctattcttcttattgtgatcattatcatgattatcattataattatccttgttatggtcactgttgttttgttcttgttaataCCACTAGTGTTATTGCAattgtaagtagtagtagtaatgccattgttattatcctgattgttatcattgttatcatttttaattaaaattatcattaccattatcattattgctatcattataactgttatcattaatttttgtattatcatcaatttcaatattagtagtagtagtagtagtatcatcattatcatcatttccagtaGTTTTAGTATCGGTATTactgttttcaatattattatt
It encodes the following:
- the LOC138868059 gene encoding uncharacterized protein, with the translated sequence MEPAYEGGYYSGFSQDGYSVGNCGPYYVEGGYNGSLGEPQMWPHGTTESVQGLHSASYDDHSYPYGQADGAEASLFRGSEALAFGADDYLEGAAVGGGLSPSPPLSVSGGGRQRKVKMYDWPKQDDPALEKRRQLAIKQKKKRDKDEREEMQMRLGLKKTEEEIKNLKMEMAMRGCNVSMMQQTLASYDANASYGYPEDVWAAGSPAPL